One genomic segment of Linepithema humile isolate Giens D197 chromosome 5, Lhum_UNIL_v1.0, whole genome shotgun sequence includes these proteins:
- the beta-Spec gene encoding spectrin beta chain isoform X5 — protein sequence MTTDISVVRGGWDPTLQQEIVDEYEYDGGNSSSRLFERSRIKALAGERELVQKKTFQKWVNSHLVRCSCRIGDLYADLRDGKMLIRLLEILSGERLPRPTKGKMRIHCLENVDKALQFLREQRVHLENMGSHDIVDGNPRLSLGLIWTIILRFQIQDITIEETDNQETKSAKDALLLWCQMKTAGYHNVNVRNFTTSWRDGLAFNAIIHKHRPDLIQFDKLSKSNAIHNLNNAFNVAEDKLGLTKLLDAEDIFVDHPDEKSIITYVVTYYHYFSKMKQETVQGKRIGKVVGIAMENDRMINEYESLTSDLLRWIEATIEALGDRRFANSLVGVQSQLSQFSNYRTVEKPPKFVEKGNLEVLLFTLQSKMRANNQKPYTPKEGKMISDINKAWERLEKAEHERELALREELIRQEKLEQLAARFNRKASMRETWLSENQRLVAQDNFGFDLAAVEAAAKKHEAIETDIFAYEERVQAVMAVSQELEAENYHDIERINARKDNVLRLWNYLLELLRARRMRLELSLQLQQNFQEMLYILDSMEEIKMRLLTDDYGKHLMGVEDLLQKHSLVEADINVLGERVKAVVQQSQRFLEHGDGYRPCDPAIIVERVQQLENAYAELVRLAIERRTRLEESRKLWQFYWDMADEENWIKEKEQIVSTGDIGHDLTTINLLLSKHKALENEIQSHEPQLMTVAAVGDELVRQQHFGSDRIRERLQEILAMWNHLLDLAAFRRKRLEEAVDYHQLFADADDIDIWMLDTLRLVSSEDVGRDEANVQSLLKKHKDVTDELKNYAATIEQLHQQASSLGEQDAKSPEVLERLTSIDNRYKELLELAKLRKQRLLDALSLYKVFSETDGVEQWIGEKNRMLDTMVPAKDIEDVEIMKHRYNGFEKEMNANASRVAVVNQLARQLLHVEHPNSEQIIARQNELNQKWAELREKAEGKREELNSAHGVQTFHIECRETVSWIEDKKRILQQTDSLEMDLTGVMTLQRRLSGMERDLAAIQAKLDALEKEAEIIQKEHPEEAAVIRERIAQIHLIWEQLTQMLKERDAKLEEAGDLHRFLRDLDHFQTWLTKTQTDVASEDTPTSLADAEKLLTQHQNIKEEIDNYTDDYQKMMEYGERLTSEAGDGDTQYMFLRERLNALKMGWEELHQMWVNRQNLLSNSLNLQVFDRDARQAEVLLSQQEHILAKDETPANFEQAEHMIKRHEAFMTTMDANDEKINSVVQFAGRLVDEGHFAADKVKKKAENINDRRRINRDKANQLMEKLKDQLQLQMFLQDCEELGEWVQEKHITAQDETYRSAKTIHSKWTRHQAFEAEIASNKDRLQQLQQAADELIQQKPDLAEIIKPKVTELAEQFVELETTTHDKGERLFDANREVLIHQTCDDIDSWMNELEKQIESTDTGSDLASVNILMQKQQMIETQMAVKAKQVTELDKQAEHLQRTVPDDKMEEIKCKKEKVAQRFAQLKAPLIDRQRHLEKKKEAFQFRRDVEDEKLWIAEKIPQATSPEYGNSLFNVHMLKKKNQSLRTEIENHEPRINLVCNNGQKLIDEGHEDSPEFQKLISELTEKWRELNHAVDDRNKHLLQNEKAQQYFFDATEAESWMSEQELYMMVEDRGKDEISAQNLMKKHESLEHAVDDYADTIRQLGETARQLINDQHPLADQISVKQSQVDKLYAGLKDLAGERRAKLDEALQLFMLNREVDDLEQWIQERELVAGSHELGQDYDHVTLLWERFKEFARDTEAIGSERVEAVNGIADSLIATGHSDAATIAEWKDGLNEVWQDLLELIETRTQMLVASRELHKFFHDCKDVLSRILEKQNAMSDELGRDAGSVSALQRKHANFIQDLTTLQSQVTQIEEESAKLQASYAGDKAREITNREAEVVAAWNNLQSLCDGRRTKLEDTGDLFRFFNMVRTLMIWMDDVVRQMNTSEKPRDVAGVELLMNNHQSLKAEIDAREDNLMACINLGKDLLARNHYASVQIKEKLAALTDHRNALLHRWEERWENLQLILEVYQFARDAAVAEAWLIAQEPYLMSQELGHTIDEVENLIKKHEAFEKSAAAQEERFSALHRLTTFELKELKRREQEREEEERRKKEEAAAAEAARLAKATPVTSPDEPPSERAETDGATSGERGEDEGHAPKGSGSESALRRKERSRSKSPFRSFRWRKSAKSPSLDRSGVSDDEHSIPEQRSPSDDEFEGPLQRKHEWESTTKKASNRSWDKVYMVVRGQNLCVYKDQKSYKASPDQAYKGEAPLDLRGATITVASDYTKKKHVFRVKSQSGSDFLFQAKDDAEMNDWVSVLNQAAQGTSGAGTSRAHTLPAPTQAETKRRSFFTLKKN from the exons ATGACGACCGACATCTCGGTGGTGCGCGGGGGTTGGGACCCTACGCTGCAGCAAGAGATTGTCGACGAGTACGAATACGACGGGGGAAACTCGAGCTCGAGACTTTTCGAACGCTCACGCATCAAGGCATTAGCTG GTGAGCGTGAATTAGTGCAAAAGAAGACTTTCCAGAAATGGGTCAACTCCCACTTAGTCCGATGCTCGTGCCGAATCGGCGATCTGTACGCCGATCTGCGGGACGGCAAGATGCTGATAAGGCTCTTGGAAATCCTGTCGGGTGAGCGCTTGCCGCGCCCCACCAAGGGCAAGATGCGCATCCATTGCTTGGAGAACGTGGACAAGGCTCTGCAATTCCTGCGCGAGCAGAGGGTGCATCTGGAGAACATGGGTTCCCACGACATCGTCGACGGGAATCCGCGTCTGAGTTTGGGTCTTATCTGGACGATAATCCTGCGATTCCAGATTCAGGACATCACGATCGAGGAGACGGACAATCAGGAGACCAAGTCCGCGAAAGACGCGCTACTGCTGTGGTGCCAGATGAAGACCGCGGGTTACCACAACGTGAACGTGAGGAACTTCACGACGTCGTGGCGGGACGGGCTGGCATTCAACGCGATCATCCACAAACACCGTCCGGACTTAATTCAATTCGATAAGCTCTCGAAATCGAACGCGATACACAATCTCAACAACGCGTTCAACGTCGCGGAGGACAAGCTCGGTCTCACGAAACTCCTGGACGCCGAGGACATCTTTGTCGATCATCCGGACGAGAAGTCCATCATAACGTACGTCGTCACGTACTACCATTACTTCTCGAAGATGAAGCAGGAAACTGTGCAGGGTAAGAGAATCGGCAAGGTGGTCGGCATCGCGATGGAGAACGACCGTATGATAAACGAATACGAGAGCCTTACCAGCGACCTGCTGCGCTGGATCGAGGCGACGATCGAGGCGCTCGGCGATCGCAGGTTCGCGAACTCTCTGGTGGGCGTGCAGTCGCAGCTCTCGCAATTCTCCAACTACCGCACGGTGGAGAAGCCGCCGAAATTCGTGGAGAAGGGCAATCTCGAGGTGCTGCTGTTCACTCTGCAGTCGAAGATGCGCGCGAACAATCAAAAACCGTACACGCCGAAGGAGGGCAAGATGATATCCGACATCAACAAAGCTTGGGAGAGGCTGGAGAAGGCTGAACACGAGCGGGAATTGGCTCTTCGCGAGGAACTGATTCGGCAAGAGAAGTTGGAGCAGCTGGCAGCTAGATTCAACCGCAAGGCCAGCATGCGTGAGACATGGCTGTCGGAGAATCAACGACTGGTGGCGCAGGACAACTTCGGCTTCGATCTCGCCGCCGTGGAAGCCGCCGCCAAGAAGCACGAGGCTATAGAGACCGATATATTCGCTTACGAGGAGCGCGTGCAGGCCGTTATGGCGGTCTCCCAGGAGCTCGAGGCGGAAAACTATCACGACATCGAGCGCATTAACGCTCGCAAGGACAACGTCCTGCGACTGTGGAACTATCTTCTCGAATTGCTCCGCGCTAGGCGGATGCGATTGGAATTGTCGCTGCAGCTGCAACAGAACTTCCAGGAGATGCTGTACATTCTCGACAGCATGGAGGAGATCAAGATGCGATTGCTGACGGACGATTACGGCAAGCATCTCATGGGCGTGGAGGATCTTCTGCAGAAGCACTCTCTTGTCGAGGCGGATATCAACGTCCTCGGCGAGAGAGTCAAAGCCGTCGTGCAACAGAGCCAGAGATTCCTAGAGCATGGAGACGGCTATCGACCGTGTGACCCGGCCATCATCGTCGAACGCGTGCAACAACTGGAGAACGCGTACGCCGAACTGGTCCGGCTGGCGATCGAGCGTCGTACCAGGCTCGAGGAGTCTCGGAAACTCTGGCAATTCTACTGGGATATGGCGGACGAGGAGAATTGGATAAAGGAGAAGGAGCAAATTGTATCGACGGGCGACATCGGCCACGATCTCACCACCATCAATCTGCTGCTCTCCAAGCACAAGGCACTGGAGAACGAGATACAGTCGCACGAGCCGCAGCTGATGACTGTCGCCGCGGTCGGCGACGAGCTGGTTCGCCAGCAGCATTTCGGCTCGGATCGCATCCGAGAGAGGCTTCAGGAGATCCTCGCCATGTGGAACCATCTGCTGGATCTCGCGGCTTTCCGAAGAAAGCGACTCGAGGAGGCGGTCGACTATCACCAGCTCTTCGCGGACGCGGATGATATAGATATCTGGATGCTGGATACTCTGCGACTCGTTTCATCGGAGGACGTCGGCAGAGACGAGGCGAACGTGCAGTCGTTGCTGAAGAAACACAAGGACGTAACGGACGAGCTCAAGAACTACGCCGCGACTATCGAGCAGCTTCACCAGCAGGCATCCTCTCTGGGCGAGCAAGATGCCAAGTCGCCGGAGGTTCTGGAGAGGCTGACTTCGATAGACAACAGGTACAAGGAGCTTCTCGAGCTCGCCAAGCTACGGAAGCAGCGGCTGTTGGACGCCTTGTCGTTGTACAAGGTGTTCAGCGAGACCGACGGAGTCGAGCAGTGGATCGGCGAGAAGAACAGGATGCTGGACACAATGGTGCCCGCCAAGGATATCGAGGACGTCGAGATCATGAAGCACCGCTACAACGGTTTCGAGAAGGAGATGAACGCGAACGCGTCCCGCGTCGCCGTCGTCAATCAACTTGCCAGGCAGCTGCTTCACGTCGAGCACCCGAACTCGGAACAGATAATCGCGCGGCAGAACGAGCTGAATCAGAAGTGGGCCGAGCTGCGCGAGAAGGCGGAGGGCAAGCGCGAGGAACTCAACTCCGCGCACGGCGTGCAGACATTCCACATCGAGTGTCGCGAGACCGTGTCGTGGATCGAGGACAAGAAGCGAATTCTCCAGCAAACCGACAGCCTGGAGATGGATCTGACCGGCGTGATGACGCTGCAGCGCAGACTGAGCGGCATGGAGCGCGATCTGGCAGCGATCCAGGCGAAGCTGGACGCACTGGAGAAGGAAGCGGAGATCATACAGAAAGAACATCCGGAAGAGGCGGCCGTGATACGCGAGAGGATCGCGCAGATCCATCTGATCTGGGAGCAACTGACGCAGATGCTGAAAGAGCGCGACGCGAAGCTCGAGGAGGCTGGCGACCTCCATCGATTCCTGCGCGATCTCGATCACTTCCAGACGTGGCTCACGAAGACGCAGACCGACGTTGCCAGCGAGGACACGCCGACCAGTCTCGCCGATGCCGAGAAGCTTCTCACGCAGCATCAGAATATCAAGGAGGAGATCGACAATTACACCGACGATTATCAGAAGATGATGGAGTACGGCGAGCGGCTGACGTCGGAGGCTGGCGACGGCGACACGCAGTACATGTTCCTGCGCGAGCGGCTCAACGCGCTCAAGATGGGCTGGGAGGAGTTACATCAGATGTGGGTGAATCGTCAGAACCTGCTGTCCAACTCTCTGAATCTGCAGGTGTTCGATCGCGACGCGCGCCAAGCGGAAGTGCTGCTGTCGCAGCAGGAGCACATCCTCGCCAAGGACGAGACACCGGCGAATTTCGAGCAAGCGGAGCACATGATCAAGCGACACGAGGCTTTCATGACCACCATGGACGCGAACGACGAGAAGATCAATTCCGTCGTGCAGTTCGCCGGACGTTTGGTCGATGAGGGACACTTCGCAGCCGACAAGGTGAAGAAGAAGGCCGAGAACATCAATGATCGTCGACGAATCAATCGCGATAAGGCGAATCAGCTTATGGAGAAGCTCAAGGATCAGCTTCAGCTGCAGATGTTCCTGCAGGATTGCGAGGAGCTCGGCGAATGGGTGCAGGAGAAACATATCACCGCTCAGGACGAGACTTACAGAAGCGCGAAGACCATTCACAGCAAGTGGACTCGTCATCAAGCATTCGAGGCGGAAATCGCGAGCAACAAGGACCGCCTGCAGCAGTTGCAGCAGGCCGCGGACGAGTTGATACAGCAGAAGCCGGACCTCGCCGAGATCATCAAGCCGAAGGTGACCGAACTGGCGGAACAATTCGTCGAGCTGGAGACAACGACGCACGACAAGGGCGAGAGACTGTTCGACGCGAATCGCGAAGTATTGATACATCAGACTTGCGACGACATCGATTCCTGGATGAACGAGCTGGAAAAGCAGATAGAAAGCACGGACACCGGCTCCGATCTGGCGTCGGTGAACATACTCATGCAGAAGCAACAGATGATCGAGACGCAAATGGCGGTGAAAGCGAAACAGGTGACCGAATTGGACAAACAGGCGGAACACCTGCAGCGCACCGTGCCCGACGACAAGATGGAAGAGATCAAGTGCAAGAAAGAGAAGGTCGCCCAGAGATTCGCGCAGCTCAAAGCGCCGCTGATCGATCGCCAGCGGCATCtcgagaagaagaaagaggccTTCCAGTTCCGGCGCGACGTCGAAGACGAGAAGCTGTGGATCGCGGAAAAGATACCGCAGGCGACCAGCCCCGAATACGGCAACTCGCTGTTTAACGTTCACATGTTGAAGAAGAAGAATCAGTCGTTGCGCACGGAAATCGAGAACCACGAGCCGAGAATCAATCTTGTGTGCAACAACGGGCAGAAACTGATCGACGAGGGACACGAGGACAGCCCCGAGTTCCAGAAACTGATATCCGAACTGACGGAGAAATGGCGCGAGCTGAATCACGCGGTCGACGACAGGAACAAACATCTGCTGCAGAACGAGAAGGCGCAGCAATACTTCTTCGACGCCACCGAGGCGGAGTCGTGGATGAGCGAGCAGGAGCTCTACATGATGGTCGAAGATCGCGGCAAGGACGAGATTTCCGCCCAAAATCTGATGAAGAAGCACGAATCGCTGGAGCACGCGGTGGACGATTACGCGGACACGATCCGCCAGCTCGGCGAGACCGCTCGGCAGCTCATAAACGATCAGCATCCGCTGGCCGATCAGATCTCCGTGAAGCAATCGCAGGTGGACAAACTGTACGCCGGCTTGAAAGATCTGGCGGGTGAGCGACGCGCCAAATTAGACGAGGCGCTGCAGCTGTTCATGCTGAATCGAGAGGTCGACGATCTCGAGCAATGGATCCAGGAAAGGGAACTGGTTGCCGGCAGCCACGAGCTAGGTCAGGATTACGATCACGTGACTCTGCTGTGGGAGAGATTCAAGGAATTCGCCCGCGACACCGAGGCGATCGGTTCCGAGCGGGTGGAGGCTGTGAACGGCATCGCCGATTCGCTGATCGCCACCGGGCATTCCGACGCGGCGACGATCGCCGAATGGAAAGACGGGCTGAACGAGGTCTGGCAAGATCTGCTCGAGCTAATCGAGACCCGCACGCAGATGCTGGTGGCCAGTCGCGAGCTGCACAAGTTCTTCCACGATTGCAAGGATGTTCTCAGCAGAATCCTGGAGAAGCAGAACGCCATGTCGGACGAGCTTGGCCGCGACGCCGGCTCGGTGTCGGCCCTCCAACGTAAGCACGCTAACTTCATCCAAGACTTGACCACATTGCAGAGCCAGGTTACGCAGATCGAAGAAGAATCCGCCAAACTGCAAGCCAGCTACGCCGGCGATAAAGCGCGGGAAATCACGAATCGTGAGGCCGAGGTCGTGGCGGCGTGGAACAATCTGCAATCGCTGTGCGACGGTAGGCGAACCAAATTGGAGGACACCGGCGATCTCTTCAGATTCTTCAACATGGTTCGGACTCTGATGATCTGGATGGACGATGTCGTACGTCAGATGAACACGTCCGAGAAACCGCGCGACGTCGCCGGCGTCGAATTACTCATGAACAATCATCAAAGCTTGAAGGCGGAAATCGACGCCAGGGAGGATAATCTAATGGCGTGCATTAATCTCGGCAAGGATTTACTCGCTAGAAATCATTACGCTAGCGTGCAGATAAAGGAAAAACTTGCAGCACTGACCGATCACAGAAACGCGCTGTTGCACCGATGGGAGGAACGTTGGGAGAACTTGCAGCTCA TTCTGGAAGTCTATCAATTTGCTCGAGATGCGGCGGTTGCTGAAGCATGGTTAATTGCTCAAGAACCATATCTTATGAGCCAGGAACTCGGT CACACTATCGACGAAGTTGAAAATTTGATCAAGAAACACGAGGCTTTCGAAAAATCGGCAGCTGCGCAAGAAGAAAGGTTTAGTGCCTTGCACCGACTTACTACT TTCGAGCTGAAAGAATTGAAACGACGGGAgcaagaaagagaggaagaggaaagaCGCAAGAAGGAAGAGGCGGCAGCGGCGGAAGCCGCACGTTTGGCCAAGGCAACGCCCGTCACTAGTCCAGACGAACCACCTAGCGAAAG AGCTGAAACCGACGGAGCAACGAGCGGTGAACGCGGAGAAGACGAGGGACACG CCCCGAAAGGAAGCGGCTCCGAGTCTGCTTTAAGGCGTAAGGAACGCAGCCGCAGCAAGTCGCCGTTCAGGAGCTTCCGCTGGAGAAAGTCCGCCAAGTCGCCGAGCTTAGATCGCAGTGGCGTGAGTGATGATGAGCATAGTATTCCCG AACAACGAAGTCCGAGCGACGACGAGTTCGAGGGGCCGTTGCAGCGGAAGCACGAGTGGGAAAGTACGACGAAGAAGGCGTCCAACCGATCCTGGGACAAGGTGTACATGGTCGTACGCGGACAGAacttatgtgtatataaagaCCAGAAGTCGTACAAAGCTTCGCCCGATCAAGCGTACAAAGGAGAGGCTCCTCTCGACTTGCGAGGCGCGACTATTACTGTAGCGAGTGATTACACTAAGAAGAAACATGTCTTCCGAGTCAA GTCGCAAAGCGGATCCGACTTCCTGTTCCAGGCCAAAGACGACGCCGAAATGAACGACTGGGTGTCCGTGCTAAATCAAGCGGCGCAAGGAACATCAGGCGCCGGCACATCAAGGGCCCACACTTTGCCCGCTCCGACACAAGCCGAAACTAAGCGGCGTAGTTTCTTCACTCTCAAGAAAAA CTAA